The genome window ATATGAAAGGTCTGTGTTTTGGAGGTGAGCGTTGGTTAAGCGAGTATTTTGAAAGTTTGCTCCTTGCAGATTAGAGCCGCAGAATCGTACACCATACACATTAGCCCCTTTGAAGTGTGCTCCTACAAGATCTTTACGACCAGCAAAGTCCTGTTCCAAGAGGTGTTGGCCGGTAAATATATGGACTTGGGGCGATTGTGCAAGACTGGCTCTTTCTTCTTCTAGTCTTCGTTGTTCTGCTGCTGCTTGTTCGGCAGCTGCGCGTTCTCTTCGCTCTCTATGTGGAGCTTCAAGCCGTTCATATTCGTGTTTGATAAAATCAACAAAAGTTTTATCTTCCGAATTTCCTTCATGTGCTTGCCATTGGTTCTGACATATATCTAAGTTGCATTGCAACGTTTGGCGATTCTTTACATCCTCATTGGTGATCTGTTTCCCATGTTCTAACGATTGTATCTGCTCATAAAGAGCGTATATCTCACTTTCATACTGTTTTCTAAATTTGATTTGCACGAGGGCGCGATATTTACGACTTTTGTATGATCCGTAATTTCGTACAACGGCTGTTTGCGCCTCTCCGCTAAAGACTGTGTCAAAATTGTTTCGTATGTAGTCATATGCATCTACTTCTGCAGCTGAACCAAATCGATAGTCTGCGTAATCAACAGACTTGCCTGCATAGTACGAGAATACGTGAGGAGCGTCTTCTCTTGAGAATGGTTCAGGTCTGCGTTCGGGATCTTGTATGAATTGTGGGTCATGCTGAGAGACGACACAATGAGAGATAGGATTGACTTTGGTTGTTACGCGCTTCATGACACTTGCAATCAGTACGTTGGTGAGTGAATGTTTCAGTGTAGGGGCAGGTTGATCATAGAGTTCTGCTGGCGCAACAATGGATGTCAGATTATGTTGTTGGTTGTATCGTATTTGTTCGCGGACAAAAAGGCATAATGCTGCGGGAAAAGCAATAGCTGGAGGAGCATTCTGGATAAGATAACCAAGAAGAGACGGATTGTCTGCCATGGTAAGATGGCCTACAGCGACACGATGTGAATTAGGGTCCTGCATAAAGCACTGTAATTGCCGTTGTTCATGAGTTGCGTTTGCACCTGTACGTGCATAGCCACAGTAGAGGATGAGGGCTATAAACAGTGTGACCGTCTTCACAATAATTATCCCTTAGTGGCTATCGTCTGGCAATCTTCTGTCAGTGATATAGCACGGGGGATATCAAAAATCTATGAACTTGAAGATTGATGAATATTGATTGCTTGGTCTAACTTTCTACGGGTAGTAATCCGCAAGGCCTCTTGCTGTGGTAACGCACTTAATCATACGGTATGCATCGGTTTCGTATTTTCTCTAATTTTCTGCAAAGAATTGATCAGCTCTTTTTGTTGTACATAGTAGCCACTACTTTTTGATTGCTGTATACAAATCTTGCAGTGCTTTGACGTGATCGTCATGGTCAAAGATTCCACTGCCTATGCAGAATGTATCAATGCCCATGTTTGCAAGCTGGTTGATATTGGAAAGGTCTATTCCACCATCAATTGCGATAGATATGGGAAGCTTATGTTGCTTCTTATATGAAATGAGCTCTCGTGCTTTGGCCGTGATACTTGGAATAAAATCTTGACCAGCAAATCCAGGTGTAACAGCCATTATGAGAATGCCCGCAACCATATCAAGCCATGGATAGACAGTCTCGATGTTTGTTTTTGGGCTTACAGCAAGATATGGTTTCCAGCCGTGTCCGGAGATTTTTTGTAGAAGAGCCCTAAGAGCTTTCGTACTTTCGATATGTACTGCAAGTATGGCTTCGTCTTTGAGTTTTAGTCTCTCTATCCACTGGTCTGGGTTATCTACCATGAGCTGTACAAAGAGAGGTTTTTTTGTGACTTCTGCCATCTTATTGACTGTCATTGGGCCCATGGAGATGTTTGGGACAAAATGATCGTCCATTACATCAATGTGGAATCCGTCGCAGTGTTCTCTGAGATTTTCAATGACATCACCAAGATGAAGGGGATCTGCTGCCATGAGAGACGGGAATATACGTATGCTTTTCATTAAGGAGGCCTTTCATTGTTTAGTTTGTTTTTACTATAGAAAAAGGCCTTTTATTATCGCAATGATTCGCATTTGGCATTGAGGTAGAATCCTCTATACTCGGTACTATCACATGTCTGGACACAGGGGGTATATATGATCCAAAGACTCGGCATGGTCATTATTCGTCAGTCTAATCTCGACGAGGCGATTTCTTTTTATAAGGATATTCTTGGTTTACCGCCCCGGTTTAAGGTGGAAGGGGTTTGGGCTGAGTTTGATTTGGGTAACACCAGACTCGGGCTTTGTCCGACACAGGACGCGATTGAAGGTACAAGAACAGGGGTTGTATTGGAGGTCAGAGATCTGAAAAAGACCTACAAGGCCTGGAAACATATGGGGGTTACCTTTTTGAACGAACCTGTAGAAAAAGTTCATGGAATTATGGTTTCGTTTATGGATCCCAGTGGAAACCATATTGATCTCTATCAGCCGACCCCAGATAGGGTAACATCATTGGTCGAAACGATAGCCGCACAGGACGAGTAGGAAAGGTTTTGGAGTATTTCTAGGCTTGAAGTTCATTCTTTTTTTTATATACTTGAACCCATAAATTGCGCATGTAAGTGCCGCATTCTAAATCAGGGAAAAAACGATAGTTGTAACTTATAATCACCAGGAGGAAGCATGTTTGATAAGATTCGTCCACTTCATGATCGTGTGCTAGTTGAACGTGTCGAACAAGAAGAAAAAACTGCTGGCGGTCTGTATATCCCAGAAAATGCCAAAGAGAAGGCGCAGACTGGCAAGGTTGTTTCGGTAGGCAGTGGTCGCCTAGCAGCTGATGGAACACGTGTTCCGCTTCAGGTCAAAGTCGGAGATATTGTCTTTTTCGGTAAGTATTCTGGAACAGAAGCTGGAAAAGATCATCTCGTCATTAAAGAAGATGATATTTTAGGGATTGTAGAGAAGTAATTTTCAACATTAGGAGTCACTCATGTCTGCAAAAAAGATTGTTTTTGGTGTAGATGCTCGTGAAAGTGTTCGTAAGGGTGTTGATACGCTCGCAAATGCTGTCAAAGTTACCCTCGGGCCCCGCGGTCGTAACGTAGCGTTTGAAAAATCGTTTGGTTCACCCTCAATCACAAAAGATGGTGTGAGCGTTGCAAAAGAAATCGAACTTAAAGATAACCTTGAAAATATGGGCGCACAGATGGTGCGTGAAGTTGCAAGCAAAACAGCAGATGTTGCTGGTGATGGTACAACAACCGCAACCGTACTTGCACAAGCTATTTTCAGAGAAGGTAATAAATATGTAACTGCTGGCGCTAACCCAATGGAATTGAAGCGTGGTATTGATAAGGCGGTTACGGCGGTAGTTGAGTATATCCGTCAAGATGCTCGTCAGATTTCTGACAAAAAAGAAATCGAACAGGTTGCATCAATCTCAGCAAACTCAGATACCGTTATTGGCCAGCAGATTGCTGATGCAATGGAGCGCGTAGGTCGTGACGGCGTTATTACTGTTGAAGAAGCAAAAGGGATGAGCGATGAACTGGATGTTGTAGAAGGCATGCAGTTTGATCGCGGCTATCTTTCTCCCTACTTTGTAACTGATTCAGAAAAGATGGAAGCTGTCCTTAATGATCCAGCGCTGTTGATATATGAAAAGAAAATTAGCAGCATGAAAAGCTTGCTTCCTATTTTGGAGCAGGTTGCTAAGTCAGGGCGACAACTTTTGATTATTGCAGAAGATGTTGAAGGCGAAGCTTTAGCTACACTTGTGGTTAACAAGATTCGTGGAACATTGAATGTTGCAGCGGTAAAGGCTCCTGGGTTTGGCGATCGTCGTAAGGCAATGCTTGAAGATATTGCTGCATTGACTGGCGGTAAACTAATTTCGGAAGATCTTGGACTCAAACTTGAAACTATTACCTTGAGTGATCTTGGTACTGCGAAAAAGATTGTCTTGACCAAAGACGATTGTACGATTGTTGATGGCGATGGTAGCAGGGATGTGATTGATGGTCGCATAGCGCAGATCAAAGCACAGATAGATGCAAGTACTTCCGATTATGACAAAGAAAAATTGCAAGAACGCTTGGCTAAACTTGCGGGTGGAATTGCAGTTATCA of Candidatus Babeliales bacterium contains these proteins:
- a CDS encoding pentapeptide repeat-containing protein, with the translated sequence MKTVTLFIALILYCGYARTGANATHEQRQLQCFMQDPNSHRVAVGHLTMADNPSLLGYLIQNAPPAIAFPAALCLFVREQIRYNQQHNLTSIVAPAELYDQPAPTLKHSLTNVLIASVMKRVTTKVNPISHCVVSQHDPQFIQDPERRPEPFSREDAPHVFSYYAGKSVDYADYRFGSAAEVDAYDYIRNNFDTVFSGEAQTAVVRNYGSYKSRKYRALVQIKFRKQYESEIYALYEQIQSLEHGKQITNEDVKNRQTLQCNLDICQNQWQAHEGNSEDKTFVDFIKHEYERLEAPHRERRERAAAEQAAAEQRRLEEERASLAQSPQVHIFTGQHLLEQDFAGRKDLVGAHFKGANVYGVRFCGSNLQGANFQNTRLTNAHLQNTDLSY
- a CDS encoding ribulose-phosphate 3-epimerase, translated to MKSIRIFPSLMAADPLHLGDVIENLREHCDGFHIDVMDDHFVPNISMGPMTVNKMAEVTKKPLFVQLMVDNPDQWIERLKLKDEAILAVHIESTKALRALLQKISGHGWKPYLAVSPKTNIETVYPWLDMVAGILIMAVTPGFAGQDFIPSITAKARELISYKKQHKLPISIAIDGGIDLSNINQLANMGIDTFCIGSGIFDHDDHVKALQDLYTAIKK
- a CDS encoding VOC family protein, which gives rise to MIQRLGMVIIRQSNLDEAISFYKDILGLPPRFKVEGVWAEFDLGNTRLGLCPTQDAIEGTRTGVVLEVRDLKKTYKAWKHMGVTFLNEPVEKVHGIMVSFMDPSGNHIDLYQPTPDRVTSLVETIAAQDE
- a CDS encoding co-chaperone GroES, yielding MFDKIRPLHDRVLVERVEQEEKTAGGLYIPENAKEKAQTGKVVSVGSGRLAADGTRVPLQVKVGDIVFFGKYSGTEAGKDHLVIKEDDILGIVEK
- the groL gene encoding chaperonin GroEL (60 kDa chaperone family; promotes refolding of misfolded polypeptides especially under stressful conditions; forms two stacked rings of heptamers to form a barrel-shaped 14mer; ends can be capped by GroES; misfolded proteins enter the barrel where they are refolded when GroES binds); translated protein: MSAKKIVFGVDARESVRKGVDTLANAVKVTLGPRGRNVAFEKSFGSPSITKDGVSVAKEIELKDNLENMGAQMVREVASKTADVAGDGTTTATVLAQAIFREGNKYVTAGANPMELKRGIDKAVTAVVEYIRQDARQISDKKEIEQVASISANSDTVIGQQIADAMERVGRDGVITVEEAKGMSDELDVVEGMQFDRGYLSPYFVTDSEKMEAVLNDPALLIYEKKISSMKSLLPILEQVAKSGRQLLIIAEDVEGEALATLVVNKIRGTLNVAAVKAPGFGDRRKAMLEDIAALTGGKLISEDLGLKLETITLSDLGTAKKIVLTKDDCTIVDGDGSRDVIDGRIAQIKAQIDASTSDYDKEKLQERLAKLAGGIAVIKVGAATETEMKEKKDRIDDALNATRAAVEEGIIAGGGTALLRAQSAVNALSLSGDELLGANIVRKALEEPMRIIAANGGFEPSVVINKVLSEGKLIGFDVKLGAYVDMVKEGIIDPAKVARTALQNAASIAGLLLTTEALICEIPEKKTDAPAAHAPGMGMGGGMPGMY